Proteins from a single region of Apium graveolens cultivar Ventura chromosome 7, ASM990537v1, whole genome shotgun sequence:
- the LOC141675089 gene encoding citrate-binding protein-like — protein sequence MNMTSSAIICIALSQLLLLLANANDVHPTKGFISLPFNTSFYHIQKPYDKRVDQRYSFKNGVHKLWVFANDKPHTRTSKTKPRTEIAIQGYGYSSGMWQFQGDAYVPKGTSGVCIMQVFGANAPYATTLMLRVYNGALMNYKFSVLVPDIYDRWFRLNVIHDVDANKVMVYIDGELKLKVKGRGGASHAFKCGVYAQDRDSVRMESRWKNIKVLRQST from the exons ATGAACATGACTTCTTCAGCTATCATCTGCATTGCTCTATCTCAGCTTCTTCTGCTTTTAGCCAATGCTAATGATGTTCATCCCACAAAAGGATTCATTTCTTTGCCATTTAACACATCATTCTACCACATTCAGAAACCATACGACAAGCGAGTAGATCAAAGGTACAGCTTCAAGAATGGAGTGCACAAATTATGGGTTTTTGCCAATGATAAACCTCATACCAGAACCAGCAAAACAAAGCCTCGTACTGAAATCGCTATACAG GGATACGGGTACTCGTCAGGAATGTGGCAATTTCAAGGAGATGCGTATGTTCCGAAAGGGACATCAGGAGTGTGCATAATGCAGGTGTTTGGAGCGAATGCACCTTATGCTACCACTCTTATGCTTAGAGTTTACAATGGTGCGCTCATGAACTACAAGTTCAGTGTCTTGGTTCCGGATATTTACGACAGATGGTTTCGGCTAAATGTTATACACGATGTGGATGCCAATAAAGTGATGGTGTACATAGATGGAGAACTCAAGTTGAAGGTGAAGGGCCGCGGTGGAGCCTCTCACGCATTCAAGTGTGGCGTTTATGCTCAAGATCGTGATTCAGTTCGCATGGAGTCACGTTGGAAGAATATCAAAGTTTTAAGACAATCTACTTAG